Genomic DNA from Excalfactoria chinensis isolate bCotChi1 chromosome 11, bCotChi1.hap2, whole genome shotgun sequence:
tttacattaattaaaaaaaaaaaaaaaaaaaaaaaaaaaaaaaaaaaaagtaaaaatagcaggaaaatacgtgaaaaataaagcatttcatgTGGGGAAATTTTTGCATGCTCACTGTTTGTGATGTTCGCACAGGACACGTGGGAGAAGATCACTGAGCTTGGCTACTCATTTCTTGTGTGGCCTTGGCAAATCCTTCCCTCTCCTGGCTCTGTAGCTGTGAAATAGAGCAACAGCGCTGCTCCACCTGCCAGGGAGATGTGACTGAATGAATAAAGGATCCTGAGCTATCGATGAAACCACTGAAGTCTGTAAGGGAGACAAAAGATTGGAAAGTTAaattcaggaggaaaaggaaggaaggatgttGTTTTGTCTGAGGTAGAAGAGTAGAGAGAGAATGGGCTACTTGTGGGTAGGCCGAGTACTGAGTAATGTGGTAACTGATGCGTATCAGTAAGAGAACTGTGAACGTGATGTGGTGAATTCCTTGAGATAGAGGTGATGCTGTGGTAATGCAGAAGAGACCACTGCAGTGCGATGAGGTGCGGTACTGTCACATCCTCCTTTTTTTGTGTCTGGTGTctgaaaagcattctgaatGTTCTTGGGTACCACAAATACGGTCACTGAAATACGATCCTAAttgtaaaagagaaagaaaatatgagcAGGCTTCACAGCCTGGCTGTATGTGGTTACAGGTGACAAGTAGTTAAGGGCAGTCTATGAGCTACGTGTGGATGGAAGCAGGCAGTAGGCAGGCTGATCAAGTGAAGGGATGCTCCCAGGCAGATATCATGGTAAAtgcagcagggctcagctctCAGGAGAGGAGCCAGAAGTTAACTGAGCATGAGGACAGCAAGGGTTGAGGGCATGGTCTCAGAGACTGTGAGGATATGGAAAGGGAACAGGAAGGTTAGTGTGGATTTGATTTCATTCACCTTGGAATTGCAAACGTTCTTCCTCCAAAGAAGAGCTGTAGTGATATGTAATTAAACCACCTGGCAGTGAACTAAACTCTGCACATAAAATGGTCATCAGTCCCCAGCTGCTGTTCCTGAGTGCTGCACACTGCTCTACCAGCCTGTAAAGCTTCAGCATGTACAGCCTTCTCCCTTGAAAATTGTGTGTGGCAGCCTTTCCAGGTGCAGATCATGTTTTCCCTCTCTGGGGCAGAAAACAGAGGAGATGGGTGAAGTTTATGTTTAATTGCACTATGAGAAGGGGGTACACTTCAGTGCACAGCACTGTTCCCAACTGAGGACTGTGCCCCTATCCCTGCCCTCTTGCTCCCAGTGCAGGATCTGTTAGATCTACTTTCTTTCCTGCACCTGTCCTGCAGGTGGGATAGAGGAGGGGCTGGCAATGGTGCCAGGAGGAGCTTTGCATGCAGTCAGGACATTCTGGAGCTTTGTCAGTAGCAGCAACGTGTTCTCAGTTCACAAGGCAGTAAAATAAACTTGTAGAGACACTTTGGTTCTTAACTGGGCTGCCACATGCCAGGTTCTGCGTGCGGTTCAACGCTGATGGatcagagcagagctctgtgcctgcaTCCTGCAGCAGGTAACCCACTTTGCACCCTGCAGACAGTGCAGGGGCTGAGGTCAGGAAACATTCAGAGCACCCACAGTCCCAAAATTCACTTCAAAATTCAGCAAGGATATTTAATTCCCCCATCGCTGTGATTTTCTCTCGTTTCCTTCCCTACCAACAGAAACCAGCACAGCCAACTTTGTGTGATGGCTCTCAGCGGTGTGCAGGGTTTTGGAGTGCTTCCCCAGCCCTCCCTGGTGCGATCTGCTGTGCGATGGAAGAATAGCACCCTCAAGAGTTGACGGCCGTGCTGCTCCAGGGCTCCACAGCACTGGGCAGGCACCCTTCCTCCTTTTGTTAAGGAACACACTGGCACATGCAGCCGAGGCAACGAGACACAAACGTTTCTTTTGCCATCACATGTGAAATGTTTGGCACCGGTCAGTGTGGGTGTGGAAATGTGTGCCTGTCCGAGGGATGGCAGCTGCTGAGCGTGGCATTTGCCTCTAGAGAAGAGGCATTCAGAAAAGAATTGTCCTATTTATTTAAGTCTGGGAAACTTGCTTTATACCGTCTTAAAAGAATTTGAACAGGAATTCATGTTTTTGTGCAAAAAGAGATTATTTAAAAGTACTTCACTGAGATAAAAGGGGTCTATGTAAAAAATACCGAGCAAACCAGTCCTTAAATTGTGGGGACTTGTTTGTTAATTACAGtaattaggaatggaatctGATCCTAAACTTTCTGATTTGCTTTGAATTTCTCTTAATGCGTGGTTAGATCTTAATTTTCAGAAGGATTCTAAAATGTGGGACTACAGAGGCCTCAGTATTGTAGTTCAGTGACAAACTGAgttctgtgctcctgctgctgcccgcAGCGCAGACCTTTTGCTGTCACTGTGCGTGGCTGGTTCCTGCCCGCTGCCTTCAGGGCACAATGTGGCCGCAGGAAACATGGGCACGGCCAGCACCGGCTCTTGGGCCAGCTGGGTCCTACAGTGTCAGCAAGTCTGGGTCAGCATCTGCCCCTCTTCTGCAGATGGGTTTGCTGGGGCAGAGCCTGCAGGATCCGCACAGCCAGATGTGGcagggttgcccagagaggttgtgggggttcttctgtggagatactcaagacctgtatggatgcctacctgtgtgacctgctgtttGGAACCCGAGTAGCAGCGGGTTGGACTCCGTGATCTCTTCAGGACCTTCCCGgtccctgcagttctgtgatgctgtgatttctgCCCACGCTGAAGCATCCCAGATTTCTGTCACAGGTCAGGGGATTTTCCTCTCTATCAGAACTTTGGAGTTCTTCCATATGGGCTCTTTGCTTGATCAGGCTGTGCATACCCTTTGTACCCACTGTTATGTGCTGAAGCCAATGTATATCATAATTTCAGAAGATAGCATATATAAAAAGCAGTTAGGATTTATCTTTTCTGTTGACACTGAAAGGTGAAAGGTATGTTCATAAAACATAGATTCTGTGTTCTGTATTCTATATGAACGTTTCCCACCACACACTcacagaaggctgtgctggctgcaccTCGCGACTGTGTGGGGAGCAGAGGCTCACAGGTGTTGCTTCGTGGGGGTTTTGTTCCTAAGGCTTTGCCAGTCACTGTGAATTGCAAGGAACTCTGAGCAAGCAATCTGATATTACGAGCTTCTGGTTCATTCAGCCATCCGGGACTAAGAAATGCGGCAGTTCTTTCTGTAGCCATAGCTGTGCTGGGGTTTTCTCTGCCGATCTCCCTCTCCCCTGTTTCACTGGCTTCGGTGCGtccttccttccactgtgctgctttccGAGCGGCCCGAGCCAGCGGATGTAGGGGCCGGCAGGTACGGCTGGACGGGGAGGAGGCGGTTCCGTGCCTCGAATCCATCCCGGGCAGGGAGCGCGGGTTCCTCGGGCCGCGGCTCTCCCAGCAGTTGCTCTGGGTGGACTCGGAGCTGAGCCCCGGCGTTTCGCCTTCCGAGCGGCACGCGGCCGAGGTTTATCTCGGGTAAACGCCGGGATCCGCTCCGCGCCCGACACAACCCGAGATTGCGGTGTTTGCATTCGGGGAAATCCGTGATTAAATTTACCTGCCCGATTCGCGCCGCGAGACGAGGCGGGACGGAGCGGCAGCCCCGCGCGTTCATCCCCGCACCGCCCGCGCACGGTGGAAGCGGCGGGACAGCGGCAGCGCGTTCCGGCCCGGCACTGcccccggccccggcccgcaGCGCggagccccgcagccccgcccCGCAGGGCGCGCTCCCGGCCGGGTCCTAGCGCCGCTCGGGGCCGCGCTCCGCGGGTCCCCACGGGGCTCAGCTGATGAACCCCGCGCGTCGAACCGGGCCGAGCTCCGGTAACTCCGCTGGGACGGCGCCTCGGGCCCCGGGGGCGGACACCGTGCGCCATCCGGCCCAGCGCCCCCGAGTTCGCGCGTGATGGTGAGCTTCGGGGCCGCTCCCCAGTGGAACGGGATCGGACGTTGCGGGCTCCGAGCCCCcagagcggggggggggggggggcgggaggaGCACAGGGCCCCGCGCAGGGCTCGGCGAGAGCGGAGCTCCCGAGGGAGGGCGGCCGGCCGGACCGGGGCGCTAAGAGCCGGGGCGCGGTGGTCAGAGGTTCCCAGCAGGACACTAGAGGGCGATCCCCGGCCCTGCTGCGGGGGTGTATATATACGGCACGCAGGACCGAGGCAACCCACTAGGAACGGGACAGGCAGGCAGGCGGCGAGCGGGGCTCGGGCGGGCCGGGGCGGGGGACGGGCTCCGGGCGCGCCGAGCGGAGCCGCGCCGAGCTGAGCCGGGGGAGCGCGGGGTGCTGCGGGCTTGGCagagccgccgccgccccgtcCGAACCCTGGATTGCCGGAGCCCTTCACCATGCCCGGCAGGCTGTAGGTGCTTCATGGAGCAAGCCAACTTCTACGAGGTCGATTCCCGGCCCCCGATGAGCAGCGGCCAGCACCACCAGCTCCAGACTCCCCTGCCCGGCAGCGCCTACGGCTACAGAGAGGCTCCCTCGGCGGCGGCACCTGCTGCGGGCGGCGCGGAGCTCGGCGACATCTGCGAGAACGAGCACTCCATCGACATCAGCGCCTACATCGACCCCGCCGCCTTCAACGACGAGTTCCTGGCCGACCTcttccagcacagcaagcaaCAGGAGAAGCACAAGGCTGTCCTGGCCGGGGATTTCGATTTCCACAGCATGCACGGGGCCGGCGCGGCCGCCTCGGCGCCGGGGCACCACccgcagcaccagcagcagccgcTGTTCGGCTGCGCGGCCGGCTACATGGACGGCAAGCTCGACCCGCTGTACGAGCGCATCGCCGCGCCGGGTCTGCGGCCGCTGGTCATCAAGCAGGAGCCccgcgaggaggaggaggtgaagGCGGCGGCCCTGGCGGCCCTCTACCCGCACCCGCAGCAGCACCCGTCCCACCTGCAGTACCAGATCGCCCACTGCGCGCAGACCACCGTGCACCTGCAGCCCGGGCACCCCACGCCGCCCCCCACGCCCGTGCCCAGCCCTCACCACCCGCACCACCCGCACCCCCCGGGCGCGctgcccgccgcccccggcGCCCTCAAGATGATGCCCGCCGACCACCGCGGCAAATCCAAAAAGACAGTGGACAAGAACAGCAACGAGTACCGCGTGCGCCGGGAGCGCAACAACATCGCGGTGCGCAAGAGCCGGGACAAGGCCAAGCAGCGCAACGTGGAGACGCAGCAGAAGGTGCTGGAGCTCACCACCGACAACGAGCGGCTGCGGAAGCGGGTGGAGCAGCTCAGCCGGGAGCTGGAGACTCTGCGGGGCATCTTCAGGCAGCTGCCCGAGAGCTCGCTGGTGAAGGCCATGGGCAGCTGCGCCTAGCCGGGCCCTCCCGCTGCTCCGGGCGCTCCGAGCGGTGCCGGAGCGGGTTCAGATTGTGGGGGGTGGgctatttgtttttcctttttttttctttttttttgtttctttttctttttttttttcccaacaatAATGACCAATAAAAGAAGCCAGGCAGCTGTAGTATTACCAGGTCGGTGCCTTAGGGTTGACACACGAATAAGCTGAAAAACGTGGTGGGTTTTGTAAAGAGAAAGgtgaggggaaggaagagattaaacaaaaaagcccacGTGTCTACACAGGGTAAAAGACAATAATAATAGTAACAGTAATAAAGCACATAGAGCAGCCCAGATGTGCCTTaaagctgcctgcaggagctctgtgcCCTCAGCCTGTCGAGGAAGGAGCGCGGGGACGTGCGGGCTGCGGGGCCGGCACGGGGACGGCGGCGGATGCGGAACGGCAGCAGCGCCGGGACCGTCCCGGGAGTCAGCGGGACGGGACGACCCGAGCGACGGACATCCGGACCGGCGGACAGCCGGGTTCGCGGGCAGCCCGGCCCGGCAGACGGACAGTAGGGCCGAGGGCGGCCCGGCGGAGCTCCCTGCGCCGACAGGAAGAGCGGCGGCGACTCGTACTGTATGTCACGACATGGCGAAGCACAAGTGAATAAATACCTATCGATGCGGGTATTTACTACGAACTCTCAGCgtattttgctttctcccaGGACATTCAGCTCCTCTCCGTGTCTGTGTCTGCCCAAGCTGTGCCTCATGTAATGTGAAAGCCTTTCCGTGTATACTAGCTACACTATTTTTATCGCATTACTTAGATCTTTGCCATCACACCACTTTCTTATCTGGTGACAGAGACTATGCCCTCGTGCTGCAACgttattttattgtttgtgtgggtgggtgggtgaGTGCGAGCTGCGCTGCTGCGGGCGGCCGCGGCCCCGCTCCGGGCCCGGGGAGCGCTGCGCGGGGCTCAGCCCGCGGGAGGCGGCCCCGTCCCGCCCGGGGACAGAGCCGGGGCAGCGGGAGGGCAGCGCGGGTGCGTGCGGGGCGCGTGTGCGGCGTGCGTGTGCGGTGGGAACGTGGACGTATATGCACACATCGgtgttctggttttgtttttttaatttgggaGGGGACCGCATATACAGTTTTGTCGGTTACATTCATAATAAACAGCATATACTCTGCCATCACCGCCCGATGCGTATTCCAGTGCTCGTCCCGGGGCCAGGCGGCTCCGAGCCCCTTTCGGCACCGCGGCGCCGATCGCTCCCGTTTGTCCCGTTCGCACGACGCCTTCGGGAGGAGGCGGTCTGTGCCGTGCCGCGTGCAGCTGCGATCCCGCTCTGCGCTGCGGGGCCGGGAAGGAGGGAGCGCCCGGGTGGGACGCGAAGCCGTCGGGACACGCGGAGACGCCGCGCGGCCGCTCGCGGTGCTGGAACCCGCCCCTCCCCCGGGGAGTTTCGCCCCGGCCGGGCACGCAGACGCCGCTCCGGGGCTCGACGCGGCACGaccctccccctcctctccctctcccgCCCCCCCCGGGGCAACGGCTACCACGAGGCGCGGGGCCAGCCGCGACCGCCGGCCCCAAAGGgcggccccgccccgcctcGGCGCGCCCGGGGTCGGGTTCGGGGCCGCAGCACGAGGGGAGGCGGCGCGAGCGGCAGCTGCGATAGGGCGCCAGCGCCCCGCCCGGCGGCCTCCAGCGGAGGGAGCGCGGCCGGGTCGGGCCAAGGGGGCCGCGCCGGGCACGGGGGTATCCGGGGCGGAAGGCCGGCTCCGAGGTGAAGCGACGCCCGACGGGGTCGCGGAAGGAGAGGTCGCGGCGTTCTCCGAGTTCCGCCGCCCCAGCGCGTATCAGCTGCCTCGGCCGCGAGCAGCGGAGCATCACGGGGCGGGGCGGAGAAACGCTCCGCGGGGACGCGCCGAGGCGCACGCGGTACGGCAGGCGCGAGGCC
This window encodes:
- the CEBPA gene encoding CCAAT/enhancer-binding protein alpha translates to MEQANFYEVDSRPPMSSGQHHQLQTPLPGSAYGYREAPSAAAPAAGGAELGDICENEHSIDISAYIDPAAFNDEFLADLFQHSKQQEKHKAVLAGDFDFHSMHGAGAAASAPGHHPQHQQQPLFGCAAGYMDGKLDPLYERIAAPGLRPLVIKQEPREEEEVKAAALAALYPHPQQHPSHLQYQIAHCAQTTVHLQPGHPTPPPTPVPSPHHPHHPHPPGALPAAPGALKMMPADHRGKSKKTVDKNSNEYRVRRERNNIAVRKSRDKAKQRNVETQQKVLELTTDNERLRKRVEQLSRELETLRGIFRQLPESSLVKAMGSCA